The proteins below come from a single Malus sylvestris chromosome 3, drMalSylv7.2, whole genome shotgun sequence genomic window:
- the LOC126616381 gene encoding uncharacterized protein LOC126616381: MEKNGNNSAASDSKGVYEKIFSAIAVSPSFQAIRQAKHFPQEPKAASTARSGDAPQPQPKKSAELAPVVIQIPITSAKQNSQVKEEKHEAQNSEVRNIEIQGGLDINDIFSEYIRRTKKKFNSTQSNPGS; the protein is encoded by the coding sequence ATGGAAAAGAATGGAAATAATTCTGCTGCATCAGATTCAAAGGGAGTGTATGAGAAAATCTTCAGCGCCATCGCAGTTTCTCCTTCATTTCAAGCAATTCGCCAAGCCAAGCATTTTCCACAAGAACCTAAAGCTGCCTCCACTGCTAGAAGCGGGGATGCTCCACAACCACAACCCAAGAAGTCAGCTGAATTAGCACCGGTAGTGATTCAGATTCCAATCACGTCTGCAAAACAGAACTCTCAAGTTAAGGAGGAAAAGCATGAAGCACAGAACTCTGAAGTTAGGAATATTGAAATTCAAGGAGGATTGGATATTAACGACATATTTTCGGAGTATATTCGTCGTACGAAGAAGAAGTTCAATTCGACGCAATCGAATCCTGGTAGTTGA
- the LOC126614422 gene encoding uncharacterized protein LOC126614422, translating to MVEDSTSAMAKLEPSSDPASPFFVHHSDHPGMMLVSTKLTGENYGTWCRSMSIALSAKNKLGFVDGSVEQPSAKTKPTESALWQRCNDMILMWIINTLSSDLATSVVYMTTAKDVWDDLRERFSQQNVSRLFEIQRELARLTQSQQPINVYFTKLKGLWDEIDSYQTLKPCSCGAVQSNNEQVERTKVLQILMGLDDSYSAIRGQILLIQPLLSIRSVYSMLTQEEKQRGMAVGPGLVEPAAMVVQTNRGNNGNHGKGRSSERKPLHCSYCDKDHHVIETCWKLHGYPPGHRLHGKSNSSSGSGGRSTAAPSGKPAVNNVASPAAPSMPNLTTDQFQQLLSMMSQKMGLDSKANLAGPGDEDDDWLGATT from the exons ATGGTGGAGGATTCAACGTCAGCAATGGCTAAACTTGAACCATCCAGTGATCCTGCTAGTCCtttcttcgttcatcattctgATCACCCGGGAATGATGCTCGTTTCAACCAAACTTACCGGTGAAAATTATGGCACTTGGTGTCGTTCCATGTCAATTGCACTCAGTGCAAagaacaaattagggtttgttgATGGAAGTGTTGAACAGCCATCTGCGAAGACAAAGCCCACAGAATCTGCTCTTTGGCAACGGTGCAACGACATGATCCTTATGTGGATTATCAATACACTTTCCAGCGACCTGGCCACCAGTGTGGTGTACATGACGACAGCCAAAGATGTTTGGGATGATCTTCGAGAACGTTTTTCTCAACAAAACGTGTCTCGTCTCTTTGAAATCCAACGTGAACTTGCACGTCTTACACAGAGTCAACAACCTATCAACGTGTATTTCACCAAGCTTAAAGGTTTGTGGGATGAGATAGATTCCTACCAAACTTTAAAGCCTTGTTCTTGCGGGGCTGTTCAATCTAATAACGAACAGGTGGAGAGGACCAAGGTTTTGCAGATTTTAATGGGGTTAGACGACTCGTATTCTGCGATTCGTGGGCAGATCTTACTTATTCAACCATTGCTTTCGATTCGATCTGTCTATTCCATGTTGACACAAGAAGAGAAGCAGAGAGGCATGGCTGTTGGGCCTGGCCTCGTTGAACCTGCAGCTATGGTTGTTCAAACGAACCGTGGCAACAATGGAAACCATGGAAAAGGAAGATCATCCGAGAGGAAGCCACTGCATTGTTCATACTGCGATAAGGATCATCACGTTATTGAAACGTGTTGGAAGCTCCATGGCTATCCACCGGGACATCGTCTTCATGGTAAGTCAAACAGTTCGAGTGGTTCTGGTGGGCGCTCCACCGCTGCACCGAGCGGCAAACCAGCTGTCAACAACGTGGCCTCTCCCGCTGCACCGTCCATGCCCAACCTCACCACCGACCAATTTCAGCAACTCTTATCCATGATGAGTCAAAAGATGGGTCTTGATTCCAAGGCTAATCTAGCAG GACCTGGAGACGAGGACGATGATTGGTTGGGGGCGACAACATAA
- the LOC126614427 gene encoding uncharacterized protein LOC126614427 produces the protein MEKNGNNSAASDSKGVYEKIFSAIAVSPSFQAIRQAKHFPQEPKAASTARSGDAPQPQPKKSAESAPVVIQIPITSAKQNSQVKEEKHEAQNSEVRNIEVQGGLDINDIFSEYIRRTKKKFNSTQSNPGS, from the coding sequence ATGGAAAAGAATGGAAATAATTCTGCTGCATCAGATTCAAAGGGAGTGTATGAGAAAATCTTCAGCGCCATCGCAGTTTCTCCTTCATTTCAAGCAATTCGCCAAGCCAAGCATTTTCCACAAGAACCTAAAGCTGCCTCCACTGCTAGAAGCGGGGATGCTCCACAACCACAACCCAAGAAGTCAGCTGAATCAGCACCGGTAGTGATTCAGATTCCAATCACGTCTGCAAAACAGAACTCTCAAGTTAAGGAGGAAAAGCATGAAGCACAGAACTCTGAAGTTAGGAATATTGAAGTTCAAGGAGGATTGGATATTAACGACATATTTTCGGAGTATATTCGTCGTACGAAGAAGAAGTTCAATTCGACGCAATCGAATCCTGGTAGTTGA
- the LOC126614425 gene encoding L10-interacting MYB domain-containing protein-like, translating to MSSNQDEDVASWPVTVEKHFIHLLHEERKKRLKGSTVDKNAWDAIEDELFNKFGKRYAREKLKAKYNRLRKIYREFAKLVAHTGMCWDPESDKVHASKEVWESYLKKNKFASRFRRKGCPQYQVLGEIFNHIPSNGQMHSGSIASLPNSDVERGLESEFPSFGAHYSPDTEGGMDTKNKGDEGNSKTQKRRPLSPPGYCRTRKESRTSKAAKLGDGVEVCAVSPDAETESSLPKVEYRKKNDFSSPFRELASIEDCMEVLESMEDLDDAAYVRACERFTSSDWRRMFMKMSDARKRMWLYSLK from the exons ATGAGCTCAAACCAAGATGAAGATGTTGCCAGTTGGCCAGTGACGGTCGAGAAACATTTTATTCACCTGTTGcatgaagagagaaaaaaaaggctGAAAGGCTCAACTGTGGATAAGAATGCATGGGATGCAATAGAAGATGAGCTTTTTAACAAATTTGGCAAAAGATACGCTCGTGAAAAATTGAAGGCAAAGTACAATCGCTTGCGCAAGATATACCGTGAGTTTGCAAAGCTTGTGGCTCATACGGGGATGTGTTGGGACCCTGAGTCCGACAAGGTACAtgcatctaaagaagtttgggAGTCCTACCTTAAG aaaaacaagtttgCTAGTCGCTTTCGTAGGAAGGGATGCCCGCAGTATCAAGTGCTTGGAGAGATCTTCAACCACATACCTTCTAATGGACAAATGCATTCTGGATCCATTGCTTCTCTTCCAAACTCTGATGTCGAGAGAGGTTTAGAGTCCGAGTTTCCCAGCTTCGGGGCACACTATAGCCCTGATACTGAAGGCGGCATGGATACTAAAAATAAAGGAGACGAAGGTAATAGCAAGACCCAAAAGCGCCGTCCTTTAAGTCCCCCAGGTTATTGCCGCACAAGAAAGGAATCAAGGACATCGAAGGCGGCCAAGCTAGGTGATGGAGTGGAAGTATGCGCAGTATCTCCAGATGCCGAGACTGAATCTTCGTTACCAAAGGTTGAATACAGAAAGAAGAACGATTTTTCATCCCCTTTTAGAGAATTGGCCTCGATTGAAGATTGTATGGAAGTACTCGAGTCTATGGAGGATCTGGATGACGCCGCCTATGTTAGAGCGTGTGAGAGGTTTACGAGTTCGGATTGGAGGAGGATGTTCATGAAGATGTCTGATGCAAGGAAAAGAATGTGGCTGTATAGCCTAAAGTGA